The sequence CCCAATTCAGCAAACTTTGCTAACTTCATGTCGGGCTTCAATTTAGGCACTGAATTCTCGCTGAAAACAAGGGTCAGATGTAGAGGATCTGTAGGAACTGAGGTACAGAAACTCTTCAGTCTTCTTTTTGTATGTATTGCTTCTTTCCGCAGTTTAGGACGACAGTGCGTTGGATTCACTGACTTCCACGTAAGAAGCCTTGCAGTATAGAGACCAATTTTCCTAGGATCTGATTTCTCCTGGGTGAGGTGAAACTCCATGCCTCATACGCACAAAATAGAGACGAGACTCGGGAATTACTGTGCTCTCTCTCCTTCCCGCTCCCCACGCCTGCCGGGTGCAGCTGCACTAGGGGTCGCCTCCTGGGTCTGTCCGGCTAATCGTGGAAACCGTGTCTGCTGTTTTATGTAACCGTGGTTTCGAAGCCTAGGATCTCTCTGTCGGGGTTAGATCCGGCGCTGGAGCTCGCTaactcctttctgtctctggattCCATCTGCCCTTCCCCTGGTTTTTCTCCCCATTCCTTTGTTCTTAGCCTAAATCTAATGTCTTCTGGGACCTCACAGACGGCGCGAGACAGAGGCGAAAACATCGGCAGGATCCGGAAGCTTGGATCCGAATTCTGCCGGGAATTCTGGCAAATAGATCTTTTAAAAGGGCACAgtccacaatattgtaaagtattagcctccaactaataaaaataaatgaaaaaaaaatgactcatccattaaattataaaaaataaataaataaaagagtacAGTCCGAGAggagaggggcaagataggggtagaGGATTAAGGAATACaaagtactatgtataaaataaataaactaaaagggCATATTCTACAGCACAGAtaatgtagccaatattttataactaaatgcaatctgatttataaaaatattgaatcgtTGTtggtacacctgaaattaatataaaatgtaaatatacttcaaaaataaattaataaacatgAAAGGAGAGGATCCATTAGAGGGCCCtgtggagggtggaggaggatagggaaacagcagaaacagttgAGTGGGCGGGGACAACTGGGACCGCTTCCCGCCCGCGCGCTTTCGGTTTTCAGTCAGGTCCGCTGCTCTTCTATATCTGGGGTAAAAGCAGCCCTTTCTGTCTGTAAGGTTTTCTGACCAGCTTAGTCATGTCTGGAAGAGGCAAGGGCGGCAAAGGCTTAGGCAAGGGTGGCGCCAAGCGTCATCGCAAAGTCCTGAGAGATAACATCCAAGGTATTACCAAGCCCGCCATTCGGCGCCTAGCTCGGCGTGGGGGAGTCAAACGCATTTCCGGCCTCATTTACGAGGAGACCCGAGGCGTGTTGAAGGTGTTTCTGGAGAACGTTATTCGGGACGCCGTCACCTACACGGAGCACGCCAAGCGCAAGACGGTCACTGCCATGGACGTGGTCTACGCGCTAAAGCGGCAGGGACGCACCCTGTATGGCTTCGGAGGTTGAGCTGCTGCCCCTGTGCTATGTGTGACAATCTCAAAGGCCCTTTTTAGGGCCAACCACACGGTCATCTGAAGAGCTGAATACTTAAAATATAGGTAACTTTGTATTTGACTAGAGTGGAGTCAGAAGTAGTGAATCCAAAAACTGCCAACGCTCGGAAGACAAGTCATTTACCAAAAGCTGCTCTTCACTTGTCTGCTTCGACTTGTTTGTTTTGGGGCTCGCTATCAATTGTAATCGTTGGACCAGGCTGTGGAAAGTAGTTTGTGTGGGCTTCACTGCCCAGCTATGGTGATCACACTGGGTGGTGGTAATTGCCATTACAATCTTCTCACCTGGGAAGGTGCAAAAGCACTAGCAAAGAAATAAATCCAGTAACCGGCCattcaaaaatgaaacaaatatggGGTTGTTAGGTGAGAGGTGGgtttattgaattttaaatattcGGAGATTATCTGGCCAGTATATGGAAGGTATTTTGGTGTCCTGTGTTTATGCTAGAGGGGCCTCACAGCCGCTGAGAGCAGTGTGTGTGTACAACATTCAAGGGAGAATTTAAAGATTTAAGAGGTGTTTTTCGGTGATAATATTACAAAGATACAAATGCAGAAACAACTACGAATTTTCAATAAAAGCTGAGCAGACTATAGAACTTTAATGTGAAAGCATGTCTTCAAGAAACAAAGTTCTGGTATGTGATTTTTCCATTAAGGCCTGTTGCAGCTTACAGTAGGAGACTGTCAGAAACATACCATCAATACAGAAagcaaagtttaatttttaataaggCAAAAGCAAATTCTTATATATAGTCTTTTTCTATACTACCACTGCTAAATTGCCCTAATTTGAATTGAAGCGTAGGTCCACGCCTCTTGTCTAATTGTAGTTTTGCAGCTATTACGTTTGCAAGTAAAAGGGGTTTTTTTGGTGTTTCAGGCCTATGATTTTAGaggtttccaactctttgcagccccaagcactaggggaaaaaaataatacataaaatacatacatatacagcCCAAAAGTACATGGGTGTCACATATTTGGGATGATGTGAAATGTAAAAGATGATTATTATAGGAGTCCTAACAGCAGAGGTCACTGGCTGCTGGAAAATGATCAGGCTTGGCTTTAGAGATCGGGCTTGTATTGGGCTGTTAAGGAGCAGAATGCCTGGCTTCCTGATAAGATATACAATCAAGGGGAGGGGTAGGATCAGGGAGGGAGAGGCAAGAATAACATTTGTGAAGATGTCCAAGTAAGAAGGTAAACAAAAGGATTCAATGTTCAAGATGTTTCATCTTCCCTTCAAATTAAAATCTCAACAGCAACTGATGACATTTCTATTTCAAACatcactatgatttttttttttttcattttaaaggcaaTACAGATTGAATATAtgagatcctctgaagaaggagaTTATCAAAAGcttgaaaagaaatcaaagaataaagGAAGGAGGATGCGACATATCCATTATCTAAACTAGTGATTCCCAAAGTGTGGTATCTAGTCTAGGAGCATCAGCTTACCTGGGAATTGCTAGAAATCCAAAATCTTGGACCCAGATTTCGCAAAACCCCAGACCTGTTGCATGAGAAACTTTAGGAAGTGAGATCTAGCAATTCGTATTTTAACAAACCCTCCAGTTGATTCTGaaacacattaaagtttgagaacagCTGGTTAAAtaacagtttttctttaaatcaaacaATATTTAGAATCGGAGTATATGTTGCCCTAATTTGTTTACCATATGTTAAATTTTGCATCTTtgataccaaaaaagaaaaaaactttaggTGAATgattctaataaaaaaaattttaggacAAAATATTACAGGAGGAAAAGGTACAACTGCTTATTTCCTTAAAGCatttggggcaaaaaaaaaagaaaagtatgaatAAAAAATGTAGTCAGCTTCTTTTACTAAATACCATTGGTTGTGTTTTAACAGTATTTAATTTTGTTATGAAgggatatatttctttctttattcttaaatttctttaagaGCTTACAGTTTAACCATTAATTATACATCTTATTTACAGTGATTTTAATAGTGACCCCTCTTCCCAACTTGTCTACTCCACTAAATACTTAAAATAAGGCCTGACTGATACATCTTATTTACAGTGATTTTAATAGTGACCCCTCTTCCCAACTTGTCTACTCCACTAAATACTTAAAATAAGGCCTGACTGAATCTTCTGTTAGCCATATCCAGGCTCTGAATTTTGTCGAATTACAGAGTATACATTATGCATAGTTTTGtgttaatagttttgtttttgtcgTTCTTAACCATCTGTAACAGTGAGGAATATAATGCTATTTCACCTCTAATTTGATAACAAAATAATTTCCTTCCCGTTTCTACCTCCTGAGTGGCTCAAGTGCTCTTGAAGCCAGCCCTGGCTGTCAGCTTGTTcctcccatggctgattcaggacTTTCAGTACAATACATGTGTACAAATGACTGTTTAGTCTGCATGTCTACTTCCATTACCATGATGATAGAGGCACTTAAGTGTCACTGGCTAATCAGACATCACACTGGACCAGTTCGAAGACTTACCTTATCTTTCCAGACTCCCAACTTCTCTGAATATCAGCATTATCCTCCTGAAGGCTAAATGTGCCTGTCATCTTTCACAATGTTCTTCCTCTGAAACATTCGACTCCAAACTTTATATTGTAGCAATTGATGTACATTATTTCTCTGTGTGAGCCAAAAGGATAGAATTATCATTAATACAGAATATTaccagtatatataaatatgtatggatatatagaaaactatcaaGAAGAATGTTCACAGAAATTTGAGTGATTTATAGGTGTTGGTTTTTGTTATAATCATTGAACGTTGTAAATTGTTCCAATATCTTAAATAAGCACGTACAattccagcccccacccccacccagataatcagaaGATGTGGGGTGGATGGGGaatgagggagaaaggaaagagattctGGATTATAGGGACCATGGCAAATCTTAACTTTGCCACAGTCCCATTTTCTCTTGCTGAGAAATTCCTGACTTTCTTACAGAAATGATTCAAGGATCAAGTGAGAAGATCTCTGTGAAAGATTAAAGTGAAATCTTTCTATGTGAAAGTCTTGTAATGAAATAGAAACCTAAGCTGATGTATTTACTGCCTATTTCACCCAATGTAGGTCTTCTATGCTCCATAATAACTGGGGAAGCGGGAGTCAGTGTAGTCAAAATTTAAAGAGCAAAgaagggaggaggtgagggtgggatgttctgagagaatagcactgaaacaagtatactatcaagggtaaaacagatcaccagcccaggttggatgcatgagacaagtgctcagggctggtgcactgggaagacccagagggatgggatggagagggaggcgggaggggggatcgggatggggaacacatgtaaatccatggctgattcatgtcaatgtatggcaaaaaccactacaatattgtaaagtaattagcctccaactaataaaaataaatggaaaaaaaaaataaagagcaaagaAGACAGTGGGTAAAGGTGGGTATGAACAAGTTGGCAGGTCCAGATTTTTCCGAATTAGAGCAGAAAAATGTGAAATCATCTTAAAGAATCAAACTTGCCAGCTGACTTGACTGTTAAAATGTGTATAAAGAGTAGAAAGTTATAACAAGTAGGTAACACAGCCTGTgagaaatgttaaatataaatagAGCATCTTCCTACATAGATATAGGAAAGGGTAGAAGTACCAAGTAAGCACCATATCAGATATTCATGAGATACATGAAGTGCTGAGTATTCATGGCTTCTATTAGCCATCCACTGGTGACAGCCACTGTTGCCCAAAATGTCCTCTGCATGCTAAACACAGAGAAATCCATAGCTGCTCAGCAAATTATTGGTGAATTACAATGACTGCCAGACACACTTGCCCCTGTATCTCACTGACTGAACAAGCTTAAATTAGGATCAAGCACCTTCTGTCTGCTGAGTCCCCTTGCCCAGTCTCTAGTCCTTTTAACTGCAGCATAAAGGGGAAGGCTGATGCCACAGAGCAAGACAGGACAGAAAACTGTGTAACTCAGCATTGGATACAGTGTTGTACTTCCCCCATCATTGAAGCCTATTCTACTAATATGTATGTTAGTTTACCCTTGCTCGTCATTTTCCCTTGCTCtttgtttcatgttttaaatGGATTCAATTAACTGTGATTTGAACATCTTTATTTGGCCTTTCTGTTCAGTGAACTCTGGGATTTCTTATCTGGTAGTAGAGTAGAAGACTATGATTACAAGAAAGTAATTTCTTACCCACAACCTTATTAGAGAAGAGGGCTGGAAacgagggaggagaggagggaacaaGGGGGTTGCAACCATCAAAGTACCCTCCAAGGCAGATGTACCCTGACTCTCTAGTGAGCATTTCCAGTTCTTGTCATGAGGCAGCCTTTAGAGTGAAATGGTACCCTGGTTGAGTAATGGCAGCCACTGAAGTCATCTGCCTCCAGTCTCTTCCAGTCTTTCTGATTGTAGTTTGGCTTCCCATATAGATTTGCCTGCAGGGAGCTAATGGACAGATCAGTTACACTTCTTGTTGGAAATAATTGTTCCAATTCTTGTTCCATGAGTTCTGAAACCAGATTATTCAAGTTAGGATCTttccttttgctgttgttgttatgtAACCCgccagaaatgcaaaaaaggaaaatgctgtctgaggaggccttacaaatagctgagaaaagagaacctaaaggcaaaggagaaaaggaaagatatacccatctgaatgcagagttccaatggatagcaaggagaaataaagccttcctcagtgatcaaggcaaagaaatagaggaaaacaatagactgggagactagagacctcttcaagaaaattggatataccaagggaatatttcatgcaaagatgggcacaataaaggagagaaacagaatggtcctaacagaagcagaagatactagtaacaggtggcaagaatacacagaagaactagacaaaaaagatcttaatgacccagataaccacaacggtgtgatcactcacctcgagccaaacatcctggaatgagaagtcaagcgggccttaggaagcatcactacaaacatcACTACACTAACTAAGCATCACTAgcttagtggaggtgatagaattccagctaagctatttcaaatcctaaaagatgatgctgtgcaagcgctgcactcaatatgccagcaaatcaaGTCACTCAACTGAGAATTCAAGCTGTACCTCAGAAAGCCCTATGTCTGTCTGTCCCTGAAAGTTTTACCATGAGGATGGATGAGCTGATGGGTGCAAAGGTGGTGCCCCACCACACCTTAAAAGTTACTACTTCTTAACTCAGAGTACTGACACAGGTCCTGGATCCACCCTGCATTGAGGACCGAAGCAGGTAATCAGGGTCTAGGCAGAGACCTGGAGGCATGCTCTGGAAATTGCTGTGACCCTGGAgcagaaagaagtggcaaccttGCTCTTCTCTTTTCTGATACATTTCAAAAGTGAGTAAagcttaagaaaaaaaggaaaaaaaagtatctttccttttccctctgtATTCTCACTGACTTCC comes from Cervus elaphus unplaced genomic scaffold, mCerEla1.1, whole genome shotgun sequence and encodes:
- the LOC122691343 gene encoding histone H4, with protein sequence MSGRGKGGKGLGKGGAKRHRKVLRDNIQGITKPAIRRLARRGGVKRISGLIYEETRGVLKVFLENVIRDAVTYTEHAKRKTVTAMDVVYALKRQGRTLYGFGG